In Amblyomma americanum isolate KBUSLIRL-KWMA chromosome 8, ASM5285725v1, whole genome shotgun sequence, the DNA window CCCGGATGTAGACGTAGTCCGTGCATTGGTCCGCCTTTTCCCAGCGGAGGCGTGGGTTTCGCATGATGTACTCGAAGACACAGATGAGTGTGAAGTTTCCTGCAAGCAACGGGCGAGTATTGCGTCGTGCCTGCTGTGCGCTCCAATGACAAAGACGTCATGTCCGCTGATAATTAAGCCATTTTACAGCTAAAAAGGTATCAACTTTTAAATTCAGGTGTCACCACCAGTAGCCGTTTTCGCAAGTCACCTGTGGTGACAGTTGTTCTTGCGTGCAAATCCCTGAGGTTAAACTGCACCACAATTCACTTGCAAATGGTTATCACGAAGAACCTTTCTTTCTTGACGACCACGAGTCTGAATCGAGCGGCGGCAACATTTTTAAATCCGATTTTCTCAACAATTAATCAGTCTTTTGTCGCAGCATACAACATCATAGAGGCCAGAAAAATTGCCATAGAATCGAGTATTACGAACACAAGAATTAGATGGAGTCGATCTGGGGACAAAATTAAGATTATTTTCTCTAGAGGGTAAATTGGTGCTTTCCTCGTTTGGCACCAGGATATAATTTGGAACCAATTCCGCGCTAGGTAAATACGAATGAACACATCAACAGTACACATCGTCGAGTGGTAGCATCGGAGATCGAAGAGCGGCGGTCGGATCTTTAACGGAGTGGGTAAGTAGATGTAAAAAGGCGTCGACTAGAAGCCACCAACATCGCGGCAAgcgctaatgctttcgcatttctccaatgcagtctctgcagtgacCTCTTTAGTCTCTGCCAGCAGGTATTGTGAAGGAAACAGCCCAGCAGACGAACCTCGTTAGACTGATGCCCGGGCGAGTTGGCATGCCTTGTTCAAGAACAGCGCGAATTAGACAAGGACTGAAGGAAGACCGACAAGGACAGGCGCTGGCTGCCACTTGCAAATCAGCGCGTGTCCGTGTGTGTCCTCCTTCAGTCTTTGTCTAATTCAAGCTGTTTtcttgaagaagacgaagctcaTATCGGAGAGGATTTGGTGAACTTGAGGGTAACTCTGGCCGATTTGCCTGCTTATCGCAGTTAGATAGTTCCGATATGTTGCGCGGATTACAGTCGCGCGATTCTAGTGAATATCCCAAAAGCTGCACGTTAGCCGACTATAGACAGTGACTGCCTATAAATATTCTGAAGGGGGGGAGCTGAGTTTCTCTGCGCCAACATGTCATCTTCCTTACAAAAACTGTATGAAGATTTCCGGAGATTCTTCTGTGTGAACAGTACGTAGAAACACACACGGTCGAATGGTCACCACTGCATACCTCGTTTCTGAACGCAATGCGGGTAAGGGTGTATACTTACGTGTTGGTTTCCCGGGACGAGGAGCTAAAAAGAGAAGAGAGGGTTTGAATCAGTGCAATGAATTTCGGCGCTTGATACGCAGAGCTGTAATAAAAATTTCTAGGTCGCTTACTTATCATTACTTGACGGCATTGCGATAGGACTGGGTCATTTAACTAAATTTCTCTGCTTCTAATCTGTCCGCCGCGGTGCTTTAGTCCTTAAGGGCCttggctactgagtcggagtacccgggttgaaacccggccgcggaggccgcgtttcgatggaggcgaaacgcaaaaggcgcccgtgtgctgtgagatgtcagttcacgttaaagattcccaggtggtcaaaattattcaagagccctacactacggcacctctttaccccaccgcggtggctcagtggttatggcgctcggctgctggcccgaaagacgcgggttcgattccggccacggcggttgaatttcgatggaggcgaaattctagaggcccatgtactgtgcgatgtcggtgcacgttaaagaaccccaggtggtcgaaatacccgcagcccttcactacggcgtccctcatagactgagcggGACGTTAGACGCCGATGAACCAATCCATAAACcaaacggcacctcttccttccttcttccactccctccttcctccgtccaccgagatatgtgagatagttactgcgtcattttctttcctcaaaacaaattttcaatttttgcttctaatctcccgccatttcgtgtgGCTTGCTGCAGGCCTGGTCTGACGGCGCTTCCACACGCACGGTTGGAAGATGATGACGGCGGCCTCCAAGGCACAGCGCTatagactggcagtttaacaggTGGGAAGCTAAGCTGCGGCGTTGGCGTAGTGATCTCAAGCATTGGCCAATAAAACTCATCTGTTCGCTCCGCCGCGTGTTCGAATCTCTGTCCCCTGCTTCCAAGTTTTGCTATGCGACCGCTCAAGCGTTTCCGTCGTGTCACCGAAGCGAACGCCATTTGAATTTTTTTCGCATTCTATGatgcttttgaattttttctGCACTGCTATTCAAGTTACGAGGCCAacgaaaaagcaaaaggaaacgtccatccgattttttattttctatttactACTGCCAGTGTGAACGGAGCCGTAGCGTATTCACTGTCGTCGGCTAAACAGCAGCGCCCGTGTTGTCGATAGGACTCCCGTAACTACAGCACGGGATTATGGTATGCTAAAAGAATCTTCTGGTGTGGTTCTACGGTACtctgtggcgcatgcgcagtcggtCTGCTGATGCTGCGGTAATGGGAACACAGTACACGGTACGCTAAAATGTCAATTCTTTCCCGCACCCTATGCATACCTACACAAAATTCGCAGAAACACCTAATTACCTGATGCGCTGGCAGTTCGAGAGCGTTAGAAGCTGTTGCCGCCTCTGCCGGAAGTTACCCGGCCTTGTGACGTCACTTCGCTTCAGCCACAGAGCGAACTACATGACCGccgacacaatttttttttcctgacgaggcttttaatgcgataacattaAGACAGTTGCCCTTTCATCTGAAACCTTACTGCGAACACTGCGACTCGAAGGCACTTTCTTAGTCGTGCTATTGATAGTTAACCTCTAGCTACAGTTTAGATAATGTATCCTCTATTCAGATGATGCCACTCTTATCTCTTCCCATAAATCTTTAAATATCTTGACATCCAAGCTCAATTCTGATCTTATTAACATTGCTATTTGGCGCACTAAAAATGTGCTTCCGATTAACCTAGCTAAATCTAAGTTCATGGTGTTCAGCTCAAAGCTTACAACTGTCCcaagttttctttaaatcaactCTTACCATGATACATCCCTCGGATCATTATACATTTCTTGGTGTAGAAGTCGATCATCACTTGAAATTTAACATTCAACAACTTCGAAATAAAATGTCATATGGGATCAGAATTCTTTTAAAGGCACGACATTACTTTAGTTCACATACTTTAATTCAACTCTACTATGCTTTGATTACAAATTATACATAATTTTAGCGCAACCAACGCTCATGTTTGTCTTTGTTCTTTGTGTTCCTGTCCTGGTTGCGCCAAAAAGAATATGTTTAATTTGTCACAAattcaactagcccaacatctaaCTCTTTTATGCTTTCATTCATTGCCACGTTATTTATTGTATCACCTCTTGAGGTCAGGCATATCATTCTCATCTTTCCGCACTTCAGATTGTGCAGAACCAAGCGGTCCGTATAATTACTGGGTCAAACAgaaattcctcccccccccccccattactcCATTATACTCTCAGTTCAACATCCTTTTCATTTCAGAACTGATAAAATATAACCTTGGCATATTTGCTTATCTTGTGTTAAATAAGCGTAACGTTCTAGAGTACATACACAAGAACTGATCAACCGTAACCCTACTAGATTTGCATCCCACAAAAATTCTGCACTGCCGAAAATTCGAAGCAACTATGGAATGCTGactgtcgtttttttttaaaataaaacttTGGAATTCATTGCCTCATAGTATTAAAACAGTGCCATCTGTATCGTCATTTAAACTCAAGCTCCGCTCCTTCATTCTTTACTCTTGATTAGGAAGCTGTTTTAATCCACACTATATCTACCTCGTTCGCTCTCATCGAAACCTCACTTTTTAGTAAATTTGTTGTTTTCAGTTCATAATCTTCTATTCTTCAAATATCGCTAACAAGTTTGTATTGATATGCAATGCTGCTTAATgttgctttttgttcttttttgcgtTTGTACACAGAGGTCCCACTACAGTGCCAAACTTTGAGACCTCTTTTTGTAACCTTCTTTATAAGCATAACATTTGTAATTAGTTCTGAATAAACTTTGAAACTTACTGTGATCGTAACCAGGCGTTGTGCTCGCTGGGCTCGTGGTCGTGCTCTGAGTCGTGCGATTCGTTGTCCTCCTTGTGGTAGTGGTTCTGGTCGCCGTCGTCCTCCTTGTGGTAGTGGTTCTGGTCGCCGTCGTCCTCCTTGTGGTAGTGGTTCTGGTCCTCGTCGTCCTCCTTGTTGTAGTGGAGGTCGTCCTCCTAGTCGTGGTCGTCGTACTCGTTGGTGTTGTGCGCGTCGTCGTCCTCCTGGTACTAGTTGTCATCGGCGTCGTCATCGGTGGTGTTCTCGAAGTCGTCGCTGTTGTCCGTGGTCTTGTAGTTCTTGCGGTCGACGCCACGGTTCGCGCTGTCGACCTCGATGTCACTCCGGAAGACGCCGTCGTTCTCGCTGAGCTCGTGGTAGTGCGATTCGTCGTCCTCCTTGTGGGGGTGATTCTGGTTGTCGTCGTCCTCCTTGTGGTAGTGGTTCTGGTCGTCGTCGTCCTCTTGGTTGTGGAGGTCGTCCTCCTAGTTGCGGTCGTGGTACCCCTTGGTGGTCTTGTGGGCGTCGTCGTCCTCCTGGTAGCGGTTGTAGTCGACGTCGCCGGTGGTCTTCTCGAAGGGGTCGCTGTAGTCTGTGATCTTGTAGTTCTTGCGGTCGGCTGCACGGTTCGCGCTGTCGACCTCGACGTCATTCCGGGAGACCCCGTCCGTGCGGCAGTTGTCTGCGTCCCCGGGCCCCGGGTAGACACCGGGCTAGCCGTAGGGGGTGTTGGGAACACGGAAGAACGTGTAATCGGGGTCGAAGCTGGAGGTCGCCTCGTCAAGTTCCCGGTTCCAATGCTAACCGGTCCGCTCGAAGTCGAGCTTGTGTTGGGCCTTGGCGAGTGGGTGCTGTTGGTTACCACCGGCGGCGTTGTTCCTGGCGTGCTGCTTTGAATTGGTCCAGGGCCAGTCGCTTATGCGAGAGAAAGTAAAACATTCGGAACCACTGAGTCACGATTAGTTGTAATCTAGCACTGCAGCTAAAGGCGCCTTATGAGTGGTAAACTGCGCCGTGTTAAACACTTTAGGCGCTGCGTCCATATTTGCGGACATTGACTCGACAATATCAAACCCGTGCGCTCACGATGCAATGGCCTCAAATGTGTACGCAAAAATGAAGGGGGACAGCTCTGCGGTTTACATCTCTTTAACAGTTCCGGTGCGGCTTTGGCGAGTATGTTTCAGCCTCTTTGTTTTTAAAGCATGGATGCTTGAAAATGCCGTCAATCCCCTCAGTTGTTTACATAACTACTACTTACAACTCCAGCGAGTCAAATAAGCATAATCGAAACCCAGGTGCCATTGTTCATCTACGATATGGCAGTAAGACGACCCCATAGATACTGCATAACAAATTATCTGAGGGGGCGGTAATTTTTCCCGCAAACTTGGCATCTTCTTTAGAGAAACCAAGACTGAAGATTTTCTCCCTTTCTCCTTCCCAACAGGATTATCATTAATTATTGCCAAGATAACTTATATCTGTGAAATGACCCTTTTTACGAGTCCTTGTTCGAAGGCCACGGTGTTTAGAATCTTGTTAAACCGGGAATATCGCCTAGCATCTTCTGCCAGCTCTGAACGAGGACTTTACGAAGCCGCTATCCGGTTTTCACTAAAATTAAAACTCACAATTCCGCTGTTGACAGAAACGAGACGGTATGTTAGGGAAGAAAAGACACTCTCATAGTGCACCTGTGGGTATACGTAATCATTCCGTGGGAAATAGAGCTCTTTCAGCTCAGCCTTTTCGAACGGATCAACCCCGAAAGCTGGAGGAAGTGCCGGAATCGACGGTTTTCCAACTCTGCCgcagagtaattttttttttgtttcgaaaaTTAGAGCTCACCTCTAGAAGTTTTTGGCGTTGTAGCAGCCGGAGGCTCTGCAGGATAATGCATAAGAACAAAAATTACGGGGGTTCAACGTGCCTTGAATCTAGTTATACGTAAAGCTCCTCGATTGAAAACGTCATGGATCGAGGGGCTTTGGCTTTAAGAACAGCGCTTGAAAAAACTTTGCAGCGCGCCGGTGTCGCCTCCGACATCGAC includes these proteins:
- the LOC144102326 gene encoding uncharacterized protein LOC144102326, producing the protein MTSRSTARTVQPTARTTRSQTTATPSRRPPATSTTTATRRTTTPTRPPRGTTTATRRTTSTTKRTTTTRTTTTRRTTTTRITPTRRTTNRTTTSSARTTASSGVTSRSTARTVASTARTTRPRTTATTSRTPPMTTPMTTSTRRTTTRTTPTSTTTTTRRTTSTTTRRTTRTRTTTTRRTTATRTTTTRRTTATRTTTTRRTTNRTTQSTTTSPASTTPGYDHTPRPGKPTRNFTLICVFEYIMRNPRLRWEKADQCTDYVYIRAFTYFDDKKINHEPLVFTEKTLKPWAFNAYFDTNATYWGYFFESDSAVRVTMEYAYPHADWYIGMWGSTFLRLL